The genomic DNA CGTGGAGGCCGAGCCGCTCACGGGACGCACCCACCAGATTCGCGTGCACCTGCTGTCGCTCGGGCACCCGCTCCTGGTGGACCATCAGTACGGCCGGGACACGCCCTGGACGGCGCGGGAGCTGGGTGGAGTAGGGGAGGGCCAGGTCCTGGCGCGCACGCCCCTGCACGCGGCGCGGTTGGAGTGGCCGGCCCTTCCCGGCGTCGAGGCGCGGGTGCTGGAGTCCCCGCTCCCCGAGGACATGGCGAGCGCCGTGACGCTGCTGCGCGCGGGGATGTCGACTTGAAGGGGCCCTATTCCTAGGGCTCGGGTTCGATTCCCGCCGCCTCCATCCCGAGAAGCCCAGCAATCTTAAGGGGTTGCTGGGTTTTTCTTTGCCCTCGTTTTCTTCATGTGCCCTCAGTGTGCCCCTCGGGCGTCTCTAGCCCAGAGCGGCACGCGGCTGGGGGATGGGCCGATCCAACTCCTTCACCGCGCTCTCCCGCGCCTCGGGCGATAGGTGCGCGTACCTCATGGTCATTTCGATGGTCGCGTGCCCCATCAACTCCTGAATGACCTTGAGGGCAACGCCCCGCATCGCAAGGTGGCTGCCGTAGGTGTGCCGCAGGTCGTGCCACCCGATGATGCCCTCTGGGCGGCTGATGCCCGCCATGCGCAGCGCCCGCAGGAGCGGGTGCTTGGTCATCCCAGCGGTGAGCGGCTGGCCGTCCGGCTGACAGAACACGTAAGGGCCGCGCAGGTGGCGGTGTGCCTTGAGTACCTCCACAGCCGACGCGGGCAAATCCACCGTTCTTTCCCGTCCACCCTTGGGGAGCCCCACCACGCCGCGCCAGATGGTCCGGCGCACGTGGAGCTTGCCGCGCTGCAAGTCCAGGTCTGCCCACTGGAGCCCGATCAGTTCCCCAAGCCGCAGCCCTATCTTGAGCGCCACGAGGATCAACGTCCGCCACTCAGGTTCAGCAGCGTTGATCAGGCGCTCGGCTTCTTCGAAGGAGAGGAAGTCAAAGGCGGGCTTGTCCGTCTTGAACAGCTTGACGCGCGGGACGTGTTGGATCACGCCCTGTTCTTGAGCCAGTGCCAGCAACTTGTGCAGGACCGTCAGAACGTTGTTGATGGACTTGAGGGAGAGCAGCTTCACCCCACCGGAGCCCTTGCGCTTGAGGAGGGCCGCCCGCGTGGGGGCTTCCTTCCGTGCTCTCGCGCCCGAGGGCTTCTTACGCATGGCCGCCTTGAAGTCTTCGATCTCCGCTGGACCGATGGCGTCAAGGGACGTGTTGCCGAACGCGGGGATCAGATGGTCATCCAGGATCTGCCGCTTGGTGACGACGCTGGAATGCTTGTTGTTGTTCTCGCTGTACGTCAGGAAGCGCGGGACGAACTCCCCGAGGGTGGGGACTCGGCCTGCGCTGTTCTCCTTTCCGAAGGTTCCGGTGAGAAGCGCATGGCGGATCTGCCGCTCGTACTCCTCGGCACCCCGGCGGGTGTTGATGGGCGAAGCCTTGCGGATGCGCTCCACCCTGCCGCTCGGGTGCTGGTACTTGACGTCCACCCACCACGCCTCTTGCACCTTGCTCTCCTTGGTCTTCCACTGCCGCAGTCTGACGCTCATGGCTTCTTGTCTCCGAGCGCAGGCCTGCTGTTACCGGGGCTCCATGTTAGCAGCGTGTCCCGATGGATGCGGAGGATTCGCCCGAGCCGAGCAACCCCGGGCACCTGATCGAACCGGATCGCCTCGTAGAGGGTTTTCCGGTTCACGCGCAGCAATTCGGCGGCTTCCTCCACGGTGAGAAAGGCGGGCGCGTTGCTCGCAGTCAGAGGGGGCGCGCTCATGGCTGATCCCCCTTCTGCATCGACGCGGCGGCTTGGGCCGATTGAGCACGGCAATCTCCGCGTTTCGCGCTGGAGCACGCACGGAGGTCAGACGAGCGCGGCGCGTTGGGGCGCTCCACGGCTGCGGACATGGTCAAGGCGTGACTGCTGGGAGGGGAGAGCGCGCCTGCGTCAGACGCGGGCCGCTGCGGTGCGTGGAGCACGCGAGCGCAGCGGGTAGCGTTCACGCTCGCCAGCACTGCACCCATGCAGCACGGCTGGCAGGTAGCGCCAGAACGCGCGGCGCATTCTGGCGTGACGCCTGGCGCCGCCTGGAGTGACCACAGGCGCGCCCTGGCGTTCCTCCTGGCGTTTCGCCCGGCGTTGTCGCCAGCTTGCAAACAACGGCGCAGCAGTGCGCCGCAAATGGAGGGGACTCCCTCCAAGGATCCGATCCTGTCCATCCTTCACGCCCTTCCGTACACGCCCAAACAGCCCAGAACTGCCCATGGCAGGAGTGACACAGCGCCACAGTGCATGTCCAGGTTACGCGCGAAACGCGGCGTTGATCGGCAAGCGTGCAACCGGGCAACCAAGGGCCAATGCGGGCGAGAGGAAGGAGCATTCGCGGCAAAGCGGCCCGGATGAGCACGTGGAGCGGGGCAGGGCTGACGACGCCACTTAGAGGCTGTTGAAATGGACCAAGCAGGCACAAGGAATAGAGCCCGCCCAGTAGGAGGGCAGCCGCCAAGCATTGCGCTTAAGTAGAGAGCGCTGCTGACCCGAGGGTAAATTCAACAGCCTCTTGGTACTACTCAGCCTCTTGGTACTACTCGGTCACTTCGAGCGCCCTCCGAGGAGGATTTGCCCTCGAAATTCCACAGCGGACCTCCGGAAGTGACCGAGTCGTATTAGATACATGCGTGGATGAGTTTCAGCGCACGTATCAGTTCATGCTTGTTCCCCCAGGTGTCCTCCGCCTGAATATCGCGAAGCAGTTCCAGAGGCCCTTGAATCCAATTATCTGCGTTCTTCGTGTTGATCGAGAGCCGAGGATAGTTGGGATCGACCCGACCAATCATGTCCTCGAAGTACCACCATCGTCGGCCGGCCTGCCTCTGCCTGACGAACAGCTTATAAATCATTCGATCCCGCTTCGACGCAAACCCACTTCTAGGTGCAAGGCACTCCCACTTTTGGGGCGAGGAGTTTCTCAGTTGCTCCTCAAATGTAGCCCAATGGTAAGCCTTTTCGTTGAAGCCCCGGCAGGGAGGACAAAACTGAGGAGGCTGTCTGTCTCTAGTGAGTGGTACTCCTCCCGCGTCCAGACCATAAGGGATTGCGGATCCGCAATCACAACTGGACACTCCAACAGAATTCGCACCTCTGAGTACCAACTCGGGATCAAGTGGGTCGATGTCGAACCAAGTCCGAGCAGCGACTTCATCGCAAAAGACCAAATCCCAGCCAGTTCCCCTCTGCATTTCCACCGCCAGATGGCCCCAAGCACTAATGCCGTCGAAGCACTTCTGGTACGGGAAATTCAAATCCATTCTGGATTGAAGATTACGAACGCGCGTCCTGTGAGACATCTCGTCTTCCCTACGGTCTGACCAAGCTGATCCCGCACATCAACCGGCCCCGTTTGGAGACGGCGGACATACCTCTTAAACGCACCACTTTCAAGGTCATGTGGAGGGTGCTACCCTAGCGGTCAGGTGGGAGGGTGAAAGCCCACCTGGGCGGAAGTGGGTCCGGGGAGCCGGACGGTCGAGGCAAATTCCTCGCGCCCCATCGCGGAGGAACAAACGTGGCCTTGAAGGCAATCATGGAGCGTTTCACGCAGCGCAGTCCCGTCACGGTGATGGTGCGCCGCACGCTTGAGCATGCCCTGAGTTCGCAATGGATTGATGAGGTATTCGAAGCGAACCGAGAGCAGCAGTACACGCGCGAGTTGCTCTTCTCCTCGGTAGTGGATTTGATGGGAGTGGTGGCGCTGGGACTGCGACCGTCGCTGCACGCCGCGGCGCAGTCCGACCCGGACTTGACCGTCTCGCTGGCGGCGCTCTACGACAAAGTCAATCACACCGAGCCCCAGGTGGTGCGAGCCCTGGTGCAAGGGAGCGCGGAGAGGTTGTTGCCCGTGGTGCGGCCCATGAAGAAGCAGGGGCCGTGGGCGGCGGGTTACCAGGTGCGAGTCTTGGATGGCAATCACCTCCCCGCCAGTGAGAAGCGGCTCAAACCGTTGAGAGAATTCCGAGGAGCTGCGCTGCCCGGACAGTCGTTGGTGGTGTATGCGCCGGAGTTGAGCCTGGTGGTGGATGTGCTGCCGGCTGAAGACGCGCATGCACAAGAGCGGGCGTTGATGGGGCCGGTGTTGGAGCGAGTGCGGGAGGGAGAATTGTGGCTGGCGGACAGGAACTTCTCCACGAGCCGGATTCTGCGCGCGGTGCATGAAAAGAGAGCGGCCTTCATCATCCGAGAGCACGGCGTGTCGCCCAATCCGACCGCGCTGGGGGAGCGGAGGGAAGTAGGCCGAGGGCCAGCGGGACGTGTGTACGAGCAGGCAGTGCGAGTGGAGGGGGAAGAGCCGTTGGAGTTGAGACGGATTGAAGTGGAGTTGGAGGAGCCAACAGAAGACGGGGAAACAGCCATTCGGCTGCTCACGAACGTGCCCGAGGAGAAACTGAGCGCCGTGGAGGTAGCGCAGCTGTACAGGAAGCGCTGGACGATTGAAGGGATGTTTGGAGAGTTGGAGGCCGTGCTCGAGAGCGAGGTGCGGAGTTTGGGGAGACCACGAGCGGCGCTGCTGGCCTTTGGGGTGGCGGTACTGGCCTACAATGTGTTATCGGTGGTGAAAACCGCGGTGGAAGCCAGCCATGACCTGGAGGCTGCCAATATGCAGGTGTCCACCTATTACATTGCCGCCGAAGTGAAGTTCGCTTACGGAGGAATGATGATGGTGGTGGAGCCGGAGG from Melittangium boletus DSM 14713 includes the following:
- a CDS encoding tyrosine-type recombinase/integrase, yielding MSVRLRQWKTKESKVQEAWWVDVKYQHPSGRVERIRKASPINTRRGAEEYERQIRHALLTGTFGKENSAGRVPTLGEFVPRFLTYSENNNKHSSVVTKRQILDDHLIPAFGNTSLDAIGPAEIEDFKAAMRKKPSGARARKEAPTRAALLKRKGSGGVKLLSLKSINNVLTVLHKLLALAQEQGVIQHVPRVKLFKTDKPAFDFLSFEEAERLINAAEPEWRTLILVALKIGLRLGELIGLQWADLDLQRGKLHVRRTIWRGVVGLPKGGRERTVDLPASAVEVLKAHRHLRGPYVFCQPDGQPLTAGMTKHPLLRALRMAGISRPEGIIGWHDLRHTYGSHLAMRGVALKVIQELMGHATIEMTMRYAHLSPEARESAVKELDRPIPQPRAALG
- a CDS encoding helix-turn-helix domain-containing protein, producing the protein MSAPPLTASNAPAFLTVEEAAELLRVNRKTLYEAIRFDQVPGVARLGRILRIHRDTLLTWSPGNSRPALGDKKP
- a CDS encoding IS4 family transposase; amino-acid sequence: MVRRTLEHALSSQWIDEVFEANREQQYTRELLFSSVVDLMGVVALGLRPSLHAAAQSDPDLTVSLAALYDKVNHTEPQVVRALVQGSAERLLPVVRPMKKQGPWAAGYQVRVLDGNHLPASEKRLKPLREFRGAALPGQSLVVYAPELSLVVDVLPAEDAHAQERALMGPVLERVREGELWLADRNFSTSRILRAVHEKRAAFIIREHGVSPNPTALGERREVGRGPAGRVYEQAVRVEGEEPLELRRIEVELEEPTEDGETAIRLLTNVPEEKLSAVEVAQLYRKRWTIEGMFGELEAVLESEVRSLGRPRAALLAFGVAVLAYNVLSVVKTAVEASHDLEAANMQVSTYYIAAEVKFAYGGMMMVVEPEDWSGQEVRSAEQLSELLLELAKKVKPSTLRKHPRAAKKKVKKGYVPGEVARKHVATARVLKGEKIS